The following are encoded in a window of Phaseolus vulgaris cultivar G19833 chromosome 3, P. vulgaris v2.0, whole genome shotgun sequence genomic DNA:
- the LOC137806649 gene encoding uncharacterized protein: MLTPPDLERVIGLTGGNIFHGAMGLDSLFLMRPAKGWSNYKTPLQGLYLCGSGAHPGGGVMGAPGRNAARLALQDIRERT, translated from the exons ATGCTGACTCCACCAGACCTTGAAAGGGTAATCGGTTTGACAG GAGGGAATATATTCCATGGGGCTATGGGGTTGGATTCCCTTTTCCTCATGCGACCTGCAAAGGGGTG GTCAAACTACAAGACTCCGCTTCAAGGGTTATACTTGTGCGGAAGTGGAGCACATCCTGGTGGTGGAGTTATGGGAGCACCTGGACGTAACGCTGCTCGTTTAGCTCTACAAGATATTAGAGAAAGAACTTGA